DNA from Musa acuminata AAA Group cultivar baxijiao chromosome BXJ1-5, Cavendish_Baxijiao_AAA, whole genome shotgun sequence:
tgcagtctcgtcatcatcattgtctgattctgacatcaccaaattatggcatatatgtttaggtcatatgagtgaaaaagatttgagcatattgagcaaaatgggtcttctttgcggacagagtattgggccactagatttttgtgaacactacatttttggaaagcaaaaaagaatcagcttcaattctccagcaattcacaaaatgaaaggtactcataactatattcattcagacctttggggtccagctcatgttcaatctaagggtggtgccaggtatatgttgactttcattgatgattattccaggaacgtttgagtttttttttaaagcataaaaataatatttttctaacctttaaataatggaaggttttgattgagaagcaaacaggtaaacaaattaagcggctttgaacagataatggcatagaattttgtgaatgtgactttgatgaattctgcaaaaataaaggaatcgttcggcatcgtactattaggatgatgcctcaacaaaatggtgtggccgaacgtatgaacagaacactcttggagagagcaaggtgtatgatctcaaatgcagggttgacaaaggacttttgggcaaaggcaattaatatggcatgttacgttgtcaaccgcgctccatctgtggcacttaactttaaaactctagAAGAAGTTTGGTCAGGTGCTCCTACTAATTACtccgatttaaaattttttgggtgtccagcatacatgcatataaataaaaGTAAATTAGAGCCTCAAGCgaaaaagtacattttccttgggcatgcttctggggtgaaaggatatagattatggtgttctgatcctaaatcctcaaaatttataatcagtagagatgttacttttgatgaattgtctattttatcttccaaagaggaatctactagttgtacaaatgatagtgcacaaaagcaggtggagcttaagattagtagttcagattcttttaagtcgaactcttctactcaaagaatgccagtagatggtcctgagtctactaacgaagatgatctagaggaagagcaatattccatagctaaggatagaccatggagagatattcgaccaccacaaagatatgcaaatttggttgcatatgctttgtctgttgtacAAGAAATTGGTGACGTGGACACTATCATTACTAAAAATAAGACTacacatgagattttttttattttatatatttgattcttgatctataaaatatttttcatatataaatgcCAAAGTTATTACTTGAAGATCAACCACTTCTCCTCAATTACACTCAAGATAAGAGCAACATAGGTGGGATTAAAGTCAACTAGGAGGCTAGTGAACATAAAAGTGTAGCCctccatataattattaaaaaggaTAGATAGACAGATCAAAATGTTAGGAATATATCCTATATAATTAAATGGAGTCTTCCTAAATATATTTACATTAACACTACCTAAGGGAAATAGAGAACATGTGACATCTACTCATGGCACTTGGTTTAGAAAAACATCTACTAAAATAATCGATGTATCTGCAATTATTTACAATATACTCTGGGATATATACGATGATGGTGATGAAGTACGGGGTGGTGAAGGAGGGCCTGTTTCACATCtagaaaaaaattttatttatttattgcatATAACATGATAATTCTTACTGTAAATTATTGAGTAATCAATTATATTATCCATCATAATTTCTTTATTTACATATATCCAAGGGATATATGCAAACGCATTCTGTTTATAAACAaaagtaaatattattaatatgataatGGTAATAAAACATTTCTAATATAGGGAATTAAAATCATGAAGTTttgtaatataatataaaattaaataagtaTTACAAATTTAATAAGGAACAAAGCAGTAGAAAACTATTATTAGCTAACCAAGAAGATGACTTTAGGTAAACTAGTCAGTATATCTCCACTGTTTGATCCGGTaaaatgcacacacacacacacacacacacatatatatatatatatatatatatatatatatatataatcaaatgaTCCACATCATGCAATAAACTACATGGTTTATTGCAAGAATTGAAACACTTTTAGAGCATGGTAGGAGAGAAAACTTTTCATCGGTGAAACACTACATATTTTCCCACTTGGATAATGCAGTCAAGATTCTATTCTAATTGTGAACAAGCCGAAGATTTAATTGCTTCAACGTTTACTCCTTTGATCAATCGCAAAGTATGAGCAAATTTTAGGGATGAGATGCTATTGTTCTTAAGCATGATGATCCtacttgaaaaataaaaatcctagctAAACATAGGCCTAATTACATAATATCCTTTGTAATTAATTACTTTTGACATTTCACTCTCTACATTTTTAAAGGTTATATTGAGATTCCTATATTtattaaagtaaaatatttaacctcatttTTCTCTATGCTTTCGACTATGTTGACGGAAATATCGAATGTGTTGTCATGTGCAAAAAAAATAGTATTAAAATAAAGTTAAatagaaaatttcataatattattcacataatctaaagagaaaaattaggaaAGAAAGTGGGGTTTTGTTGGGAATGAAATGAGGTAGTGCTATTCAATTGCTCTACCTTTTCTCTCTATATCTTTGAAGATTTTATTGAAAAATGAATCACTCGATAGAAatgatctctctctcttgtgATCATGTTTTCTCCTTATCTATCTAAAGGATCTCTCTCTAAAGGATCTCTCTCTCTTGTGATCATGTTTTCTCCTTATCTATCGATTGCCATAAAACTGTTGATTTCTTGATTATTGCTTTTACagaagttacaaaaagaaaaattaatatTGGTGAGAATAGCACTATGAAATTACTTTTTTAAACATAGTTTAGTATTATTTTCGCACATGATAGCACATATGATATTTCTGTCAGCAAAGTTGATGGTGTGaagagaaacatgattaaatatttcactttaataAATATAGGGAtcctaatataactttttaaggTGTGaagagaaacatgattaaatgtttcactttaatAAGTATAGGGAtcctaatataactttttaaagcgTAAGAATCAAGATGCTAAAAGTAGTAGCTAACTATATGAATAATCTGCATTTAGCCCTAAACATACTCACCTATAAATCGCTAAGGAGAGGTCACCTCCATCGATAAATAGAAGCTCTAGAAAATGACTAAGGAAATTGGAGACCAATGCCACCAAGGAGAACTCGTCATCGACGAGAAGATGTAACCATAAATGTAGTCGTCACTGCCAAGGAAGGGAACCCACCTAGTACTTCTCATTGTCAAGGAGAACTCATCGCCACCCGAGTACAAATCACCAAAGAGAGGACCTCGCTATTGCCTGAGATACTAGGATTACACTTGAAACATTGTAAACTGCAACAAATACCCCTTTGCCCATTTAATTTTACAGACCAGACCCATTGTGACCCAATCCGACCTAATCTAAAGCAACCTAACTCAGCTTGAGATGCCCTAACCGAACTTAACCTAACTCGTCATCAATAGGTTTAAATAATTTGGTTCGAGgactttattaattttttttaaaaaaaaagtgtCCCTAGATAaaaattaattaggattaggaggtaccaTTAGATAAAAACCCACAAGTAATTAGGAGGTTCAAGGGCTTTGTTAAGTGAAGAACCTTAATTTGCCTAAAGGGATGTCTTCTTCCCACAAGAAGAAGATAGTGAGGTAAATGCTTGAATCAATCAGACTAAGGTAAAATGCTGTAGAAATAACAAGTAATGAGTTAAAACAAGATTAAGGATAATAGCAAAAATTATGTTGTCAAAATAAACCACAACCTATCATGTCAGATGAAGATAGATCTTGCACTATTAGTTTGGCAATAAAATTTATCAGACTTGAAGGAAAAATGATTGAGTTGTGAAAATGACAAATTGATCAAATTttctccaccgttctttaacaacaaaaaaaaaatattagtgatAAGTTATTGATGATGTATGTTAGTCACGTTCCATTTCTTTTTGGCTGAATTGACTTTGATATTCCAGACTATATATTAGTCAGCACCCAAAAGAGCGAGAAATTAAATACTCAAATCCTACAGGTTTTGTTGCTGACATTGAAAATTCAAGATTTTAATatcaatttaaaaacaaaaaacataTTAGGTTAAATGCAAGTGTAACTTAATTTTACTTTTAACTGACATTAATGACAGGTTACAAGAAGCTTTGAATCTTGCAAACTCAGATTTGACTATTACAATACCTTATAATTTAGATATTTGTTCTTTTATACAACTCTAGTAGCAAATGCTGCCCTCTGATAACATACATATCTAATGAGACAGTAAATTCGTTGGATTGTGCATTAGGATGAATTACACAATCAATTTTGTATCCCACCATGTTACTTGTTTGCATATATTGATCCTTCTTTAGTCCCACGTCGATGCGGCGTAAATTAGATCAATACAATCGAAATTGagtagataaaataaaatataagttttCCAAATTAGATCTTGAATGAGTTCACAAATCTAAATAATTAGTTGAATTAAAAAATGAAATTTATTAGCTTCTTACCTCTCTTATGATTCTTTGATGGCAGCAAGTGGAAATTTGTTAGATATCAACACTATATAATATACTTAAATTGAATTAAGGTTTCCATTATGCCTCTGTAGTGAAACAGATTCGAGAATGAATATGGCAAAATTGACTGTGTATTTATCAGTTggaatttctattttctttcatattttttggaataaaaagaaatcccttcttcttcttctggtctTCAATGCTCTTGAAACAGGATCTGATCTATGGGTTCTACAACTGTCTTCGGAGTACCGAGATGACAGTCAGTCAACAAAGTATAGTGGATGGCACATGATCTCAGTGCTCAAATGTTTCTTTTTCTGATACACTGATCCCTGTATATTATTTTTTGCTTTACTGTTAACTTCCTCGGTCTCGATAAATATGTCCCAGTCATAATGAGTTCCCATAAATATTTAAGTCCGAGATCTATTGTCAAGTAAGTTTTAGCTGGCGACAGCAAAAGACGTGTTCGAGAGTACAGGCGGAGGAGGGGGTTGGAGCTAATTATATTGTCTTCCTTTTTCCTATTGCAATGTTAATAGAATGTTTCcaattattttgtttttttttttttggagatccTTGCATTGCGTCGTGATTCATGGAGAGCGAGGATTCTGGGAATCAGAGAATGAGCTTCCAGTTACCAATGTCAGAATCTTTGACATTGCAGTGAAACCTGCAAACTTGTGTGTGTCATGCATGTCAAGAAAACTTAATCCACTGACAACACTTCAATGTGAACTATGACTCTCCCCTTTCGAGTACCTCTTGCTCAATAAATTTACACCATATCGGTGAAGTGACTCTGCAAACTTCATTGCAGTCTTTTGTGTAACTCTCCTACTTCAGGGAGGCTATTTAATTGGAAGCTTAAATAAAACAGTTTCTGGACAAGCTAGAACCTGGTTGAGAGGTTCAAAGGCTGTCCACACATGCAGGCAATAATAGTTTCGAGTTCAGATGCATCGTGGGATACAGATGATCCTTTCGATCTGTCGGTGCTGTCTGCAGGGAATGGGTTAATGCCGAGAGACATAGGGGAACAATCGGATGTAGTCCTCCAACTTAAGATTGTGCTACTAAGTAAAAAAACGGAGTGACTTGTTTGAATCAAGTTCCACTCACTGAGCCCAAATCCAGGGTTTTAGCATCTCATCGGAAGTGGAACAGGAAACAAAGGATGAATGATCAATTTTGGTTGTTAGTACAGTATATTTATGTTGGAAGATGGTGATACTAATGCTAAATAGTAAACTACCACTGGGGTTAGTAATGCTAAGCAGTAAACTTCAAAATGATACTGTCGACTACTGATGGTACTATTTAGACAGCAATGCTTCcatcttttctttgttttctttgacATTGTCGAACGTAAGCTGTTAGTTAGACAGTATTTCTTCACGAAATAGTTGGTATCTGTCATTTAATCTTAGCTAACAAATAAAATTCATTGTTTTATTGCTTTGTTCTTGCTTTAATATATTTTTGGAATTGGAACCATAATTAATCCATGTGTTCTCTTTGACGTTACATCCAATGATCATTTCACAAACAAAAGTAAATATGATTCTGGTTATCTCCAAAAGCCAAGTGCTGGCCATGATGATATGCTCTCTACTTGTTCATTGCACTGCCAGTCCTTAATTGCTCTTAAaagctttaaaaaaaaagaaaagatgtaaTTTTTCTTCAAATTATTCTATAATAAATGAAATTTTAGACAGCATATTTGCTGATAAGCTATCTCCTTTTTGTTAAAGCTGTGACTGCCATCTTTCTTCAAGAAGCTCTGGCGTTACTTTGTTCCTTAGGGTGGGGTTGAATCAACCAAAGCAGAACCTCCTCACATGGTGTTTAGAGCAGCCATGGCATGGCTTAAGCAACTACGAACGCATGCACCCCAACCTGGGCAACAGTGTGCTGGTAGGGTGGTTGCCACTGTTGAGCGACACTACTTTTGCAGCCACCACCACCGTCTTTTCTCTCAGCTTTGCTTAGTCtattgctttgctttgctttgctcaAAGTAGTGGATCCACATGTCCTTCATGGCCCAGCCAAAAAGTCTATATAAGAGCCACTACTTTAATCAGTGGCAGCTCAGCTTGGGAAGAAGCCATGGCTTCCACCATGAGAGTTCCTCCTCTCCCACTTCATCATCGCCACCACCTCCCTCTGTTGGTCACTGCTGCTGTGCTTGCACTTGGAGGGGCTGAAGCTGGCAAGGTTCCGGCGATCTATGTCTTCGGGGACTCGACGGCCGACGTGGGCAACAACAACTACTTGCAGAGGAGCAACGCCAAGGCCAACTTCCCCCCCAATGGCATCGACTTCCCTTTCTCAAGGCCAACAGGGAGGTTCAGCAATGGATACAATGGTATTGACTTCTTAGGTAAGTGATGCTCTTAAAAACCTTTAGTCGCTCACCAGTAGTAATGAGATGATCTCCCCGAAACAAAAGAACAGGTCCATGAGTGGATGGTGTCTTAGGTGAAAGAAGGAATTGAATGCTTTAGAATGGAAGTTAAGATGATGATCTAAGTGAAAAATTAAAGGTGGTCAAAAGGTGTTTAAAGTCTAAAGTGAAAAGGAGTGGTGCTTGCTGATTAAAGAGTTCAAAGGAGCACTAGCCATACTCCAAGAATCAGAAACCAGAGCCAGATGTTCACAGGATCCTCAAGATATAGAGATGGGAAATGGTTTAACATTACAGAAAATTTTATCTATTTCATGTTATTAGGATTTTGCTTTGCATTTGACATGTTTGCTAATCCTCAAGCTGGATTGTCCATAAAGCATTCTGAACTTTACCAGAAAGACccctcttttcttatcaaaagggGTTGCATATTCCATTGTTGGGCTTGCTACTCTTTTTTACTCTGCTATACAGTGGTTGAGAAGTATGTAGAATGGTTAGAAATTTTAACCCTCATGTAATGTTTTTTGAGTTGGCATATATTTAATACttttttcatatgaaatcaaaaatattatacacTAATAGACAAAAGGAGCCTTTGATCCAAAAATCAAAGACCGGCATAATTTAACACAAGTAGATGATAACCGGAATGTCGTTTTTAGAAAATCCTCCTCTTTTTATGAGAGAGAAAAAAATGGCAAGACAATTTAAAATGTAACTATATGAAACAAATAATTAGCTCAATTAGCAAATCTcaattttaaatttcaaaagaaaaaaaatcaactacTTTTAGATCAAACCAAAGCTAGTTTCAATCCTTATCATGACGCGGCAGTGTGACCTTGTCTTTCACTTTCTTAAACCAGCCAGTGACCATTTCAGTACACTCATCCTCATGAAGACATCTTTCCTTTGGCATGTTCACCAACTATGACATGAAAAATGCAGCAGCCTTATAGTGTATTATATACCAGAGAAAGGATATCATGTAGAATTTATGAGAGGGTGATACTAATGGTAGATCCAGCAAAAATCATATGTTGATGCCCATCAGCTTATTACCGGCATAGAATCATTGTTTGCAGGAGTGAGTATGCTGCTTTATACCTTCAATAATTCTAGTTTTAATGGCAGTGAAGGCTATCGGTTCCATACACTTAGTCGGCAAGGAAAATGGTTCTTAGTAGCTTTAGCTTATAGATTGTGGACAATGTGAAAGGTGTTTGGGTGTAAAAATATTAAAGATGAGTTCAAGCATGACCTTAGCATCAACTTTCGTGTTTCTCTTGTTCGATTGCATCAACTAAAATTTAAGATCAATGTCCACTTGTCCATATTTCATCGAATTTATGTTGTACATCTCATTGAGGGAGCAAAAGAGAGATGTTCATATTAGTGTCATGGTAGACTCTCTAGGTTCTGTGaaataagattgatttattatgaAATGTTGTCACTCTTATGACTATATGTTACGTAATATATTCTCGAGATTTGTCAGTATACCTTTCTCAGACTTCAGCATTCTTAAGGGGCCTTCAAGTTTCTTGTTATTTTAGGGCAGGGGATCTTTTCCTGTgccagaaagaaaaataaaaatagcagCTCAGAATTATCAGAGCACCTTGAACTCAATAGCAATAAACACTGGGTGGGAAGCTGAATTTTCAATTAatcaaataaatgaaaataaagaaaGTGGAAGCAGGTGCTGGATGAAGTTATAACCACATAGGCTTCTCTCCGAGGCCTCAAATCAGAATCCATTTTCTAATTTTATTGTAATCTTCAGGTTATCAAACTTCTAATCATATTATGTAAGTAAAGGATATGAAAGCATATGATAAAGAATCAGTAAAATCTTCTTTCTCAAATCCTTAAAAGTAATATAAGATTTTGATGTGCCAAGTGGACTGaaattacatttttttttatttttcttttcccatTATGGAATTAGAGATGTTCACACACGtttacgtgtgtgtgtgtgtgtgtgtgtgtttttttttttttttctttttttgcaacatTATATTTGACAGTCATAATGTGAATAGCTATAATGTGATTAGTTATGTGAATAGCTTGTTGATCTATCAACCATTTGGTGCAATACAAAGTGATCCAGCCCTACGTGGCCGACAAGTACATACATTAATGGTTTTGCATATTATTTTGGCCCATATTTTCCATTTGCATCTGTTGGATCTCTAATTTATTCCATCTTCTGTTCAGCCATCCATATGGGTTTTAGGAGGAGCCCTCCATCTTTTCTTTCCCTCACTAACAAGACCAATCACCAAATCTTTAAAGGGCTCAAAGGTGTAAATTTTGCTTCCGGAGGATCAGGAATTCTCGACTCGACTGTAAGCATAACCATTGGTTTTCGACTTGTATTATGACACTTGATTACTTTTGTCCAGAAATTACTCTCATACAAAAGCCAGTGATCTGTTTCTGATGAATGTGCCAGGGGAGCACCATTACCATGACAAAGCAGATTCAATATTTCTCCACGTTACGATCGAATATTATGACACAAATTGCTACCGAGCCTACTTATCATTTGCTCTCAAAATCCATCTTCCTTATCAGCAGTGGAGGCAATGATATATTTGCCTATTTTACGAAAAATAACTCTCCAAACACTACTGAAAAGGATCAGTTTGTTGCTACTCTTGTCTCACAATATGAGAACCACTTGAAGGTtgtctttctctttccctgcatTTCATTTTCATGGATCACAACATCTTCACTGCACCTTTCTACTTGATTTAGAGATCCTGAAATTAACATGGCAGGCATTGTTTACTCTTGGAGCAAGGAAATTTGGTATAGTTGATGTCCCTCCCATTGGGTGCTGCCCGTATCCAAGAAGCCTGAATCCTACAGGTGGTTGCCTGGACATCTTGAACGAATTGTCTCTGGGGTTCAACAAAGCTGTGCATTCGTTGATGCTCAATCTTAGCTCAACGTTGGAAGGGATGAAGTACTCGGTTGGAAGTTCTTATGAGGTGGTTTCCGGCATAATAAGAAACCCACAAGCTCTCGGTACGCACACAACCACAATTTTCTTTGTAGCAAAATGACAAGCTTGGGCTTTTAACAAGCACCGTGTCTGCAGGTTACAAGGAGATCAAGACTGCATGCTGTGGAGCCGGCAAGTTCAACGGCCAATCAGGATGCACTCCTAATGCTACCTACTGCTCCGAGCGCCACCACTACCTGTTCTGGGACCTCTTGCATCCAACACACGCGACATCCAAGCTTGCAGGATCAGCCATCTACTATGGCTCGCAACAATTTGCGAGTCCCATCAATTTTAGGCAGCTGGTGGAAGATGAGAACTGAAGTTAGTGAAGAGTCATGTTTTAAGTTAGTGAGGCAAGTGAGAACTGCAGTGTTGCCTAGAATAGGTTTGTTTGGGTACTATGCTGTCACATTACAGAAGATGTGTGTAATTGCTCTCGTCTTTTCTCATATGTTTCTTCTTCTCCCTATCTTCATCGCTTTATGTTGTATTTTGTGGATAATTGGTGGTAAACAACCCCCCACTGAGCTTCAATAGGAACTTCCGTCATGCTCTCTAAATTTCAACTCTGCAACTCGGGCACATGCACACAGCCAATTGTTCCGAACATCTGAAACACTAGCAGAAATTTTGCTACATTTGCTTTGTTGTTCATCAACTCATGATTCATCACTTGCAAGCAGTTGCCCGGACACCTGCAGCCACAGGGAGTACTCAAATGTGTGtgtgtgggtgtgtgtgtgtgtgtgtgtgtgtgtgagagagagagagagagagagagagagagagagagagagagacttctgTGATTTTTTTAGACCACTTCATATGCCACAGGGATTACTCCCAAATGCAACACTTGAAACTCTTTTCAAGTTCTCAACTAGTAAATTAACACAGTGaacaagtgtgtgtgtgtgtgtgtgtgtgcgtgcgcgCATGCATACGTGTATCTTCTTTTTCAGTTGCATGAATTTTGATTCAGTACAAGAAAAGTAATGTTTCTTTAGACTTGCAATGGCACAACCTTCCACTCCTCAAGTCCCAAAACCTCTTCACACTGGCACAACCTTTGCAAGGAATAGTTGTGTACAAGAAGCTTCCAACATTGATTTCTCTGCTTTGCTTTTATCACTTACGTTCAAGCACAATCTCTCCAAACCTTAATAAGCAATTGTGACAATCATCCAACACCACAATACTCTGCAATTTGTAGCTCTAAACTTATGAATAAAAACCTTCCAGTGGCTGCACTATTCTTCTGTAGTTCATAGTGGATACATAGCTAGAATTGCATTGAGAGATGTCTGAAAAGTAATATCTGTAGTATGTCTTTTCGCATCTGGATCTATTTCACTCTCCTAATATACATCACTCCTGCTGCATATTATCAGCAGGATCATCCAAATCAATGAGTTCATCCATCAACCCAGATATATTATGAAGAGACAGCAACTGGCAACAGCTCACACCTCCACTATCTGTTTCATGACACAGTAAGTATGCATCATTTTTTACCAGCATATTAAGGAAAACCAATGACAACTGCAAGAAACAGCAAAAGAGTTGGATACCAGGAAGAGGTGACCTGTGATTATTTAATGAAAAACTGCATCTGGTCACTCAGCATCAACCTGCATCCACAAATTGATTTCATCAGTACCTTATTATTAGTTGGGATTTACGtctttattgttattgttgttgttgccgCAGTGCCTCATCTACCGAGGAATAGCTTATAAGTGTTCATATTCTTCAGGAAAACTTGAAAAATAAGTGGTACATTCTATTTATCATGCATAATTACATTTTGGGCTGACAAACAACCAATGTCCACAGAATCCATTTAAAAGTGATACTACAAATCTGCTAATATTTATGTTCCGCTATGCTACCTATATTTAAGGGAAGAGAAAAACCATGAAGCAATTTCCAGCTCTTATTGATACCTCTATGACAGCTTTATAAAGCAAGAACAAAGAGGAGATGTATAAGGCGAGCCTTGGCACCATGGTTAGGATACTTATTTGCAAATAGAGGACATGATTTGGGTCACAAAAAGAACCTCTCTTATTAAAGAGTATAGCCATGTCCATCGATCCTACTAAAACCCTGCATTagtgcattattaaaaaaaaactaatattgAGATTTGTTGCAGCAAAAAGATTAATATACTGTTCAGGTTCTAATTTCAGTTAGTTGGGACTTCAAAATTGCTTGAGTTTGAGATTGCCGACTTCAAAAAGTCATTTTAAGTACCGGAAAATTTGTTCTATGATGGAGATTCAGTTCAGAAACAGACTAATGTTGCTTAAGTTACGAGCTCAACCTCCAGTAAAACACTAGTTAATTGTTTTATCTTCCCTCGAACTGCATAGtgcttattagaagaaaattgaaaacaagaaagcatTCATAGTTACAACGGCATCAGTTAAACTGATGCAAGAGTTATACTGGGTTATTGCCATATAAATTAGAATAAAAAATCCAATAAACAAGCTCAAGTTGGACAATAAACTACAAAAGAAAATACTGAAACATGTGCATTCATCCAAAAACTGAAGATCACAGTTTCTTACTAGTTGATGCAGCTTAGTTTTCTTTTATTTCCTTGCAGTTGTCAACTTTTTCTAATTCCCATAACTCAAATTATTGTGGTATCAATTTCCTTGCTTGTTATCCTAGTAAGATTTTGCACCAAAATACACTGTATCAATCTCCTTGATTATATTAGTAGAGAATGAATTCCTACTTAGGGACATATATGATCCTTTTGCTTATACGTTATGGAGCTTCTAGTTGGTTGGTTTTTGGTGGAACACTTGCTCGCTTATTCCAAATGTGTTCAACATTTTACTACAATTTGTTCTATTTAATTAGTTTTGGCGATATTTTCTCTTGAATTTGCATAATCAGTTTATAGTCTAGTAGTGCCATAAGTTAATACCATACTCCTAACTCAATTCTACTTATCTTAATTCTCAATTATAT
Protein-coding regions in this window:
- the LOC103985110 gene encoding GDSL esterase/lipase At4g16230, encoding MASTMRVPPLPLHHRHHLPLLVTAAVLALGGAEAGKVPAIYVFGDSTADVGNNNYLQRSNAKANFPPNGIDFPFSRPTGRFSNGYNGIDFLAIHMGFRRSPPSFLSLTNKTNHQIFKGLKGVNFASGGSGILDSTGSTITMTKQIQYFSTLRSNIMTQIATEPTYHLLSKSIFLISSGGNDIFAYFTKNNSPNTTEKDQFVATLVSQYENHLKALFTLGARKFGIVDVPPIGCCPYPRSLNPTGGCLDILNELSLGFNKAVHSLMLNLSSTLEGMKYSVGSSYEVVSGIIRNPQALGYKEIKTACCGAGKFNGQSGCTPNATYCSERHHYLFWDLLHPTHATSKLAGSAIYYGSQQFASPINFRQLVEDEN